The proteins below are encoded in one region of Geomonas ferrireducens:
- the infB gene encoding translation initiation factor IF-2 → MSKTRVYELAAQMGIENKELMARLAEAGVQVKNHMAVLEDSDIKALSAPAHPPVKEVSQEEVRVKPTLIRRRAKAVEPEAQAAAEPAEPVKEEAPQPAPPEKAPVEEAPKRPEPVRARIIEPAPAPKPAAVKPEAPAPQAPAAKEEKPVAAAPAAPAAPEKPAVEAPKAEAPAAPAPEAPKVEPAKVEAPKAPAAEAPAAAKAPEAPAAKAVEPEPDKPTATRARILGRVEIPIPTQRPAERREYQRPAQGDRPGQRPGMPRGVERPGTERPAPRPGAGRPGERPPMGARPDRPAPLAPVEPPPLLDDRSRKGRKPAPAGGADYGKNAKKGGAPAGKGKKETFKDLLDKRERVFEPGPRSKGKKGKYEKVQVGKKTEITVPKAIKRIIKISESITVGELAKRMGIKATDLIRALMKLGVMATINHPLDFDTATLLATDFGYEIENVALDVDELLEAEPDAPEAMQKRPPVVTIMGHVDHGKTSLLDAIRQANVIAGEAGGITQHIGAYDVELKGQKITFLDTPGHEAFTAMRARGAKVTDIVILVVAADDGVMPQTREAVNHSKAAGVPIIVAINKIDKPEANPSKVKQELMEFGLVSEEWGGETIFVEVSAKKHINLESLLEMVLLQADVLELKANPDKTARGTVVEAKLDKGRGPVATVLVQEGTLKAGDYFVAGIHFGRVRAMQNDRGEKVNAAGPAMPVEVIGFNGVPDAGDIFVAMNDEKQAKEIANHRQMKLRESELAKHSKLSLEQLYEKIQKGEVKDLNTIVKGDVQGSVEAVAESLRKLTTDAIRLNVLHASVGAITETDVNLASASNAIILGFNVRPEVKAAVLAEKEGVDVRLYNIIYDAVDDIKKAMEGLLEPTFKEKYLGRAEIREVFSVPKAGMVAGSYVTDGKIIRNAQVRLLRDNVVIFEGKLGSLRRFKDDVKEVATGYECGMSLENYNDLKIGDIFECFEMEKVAGKL, encoded by the coding sequence ATGAGCAAAACCCGCGTATATGAGTTAGCGGCACAGATGGGGATCGAAAACAAGGAGCTTATGGCAAGACTTGCCGAGGCAGGCGTGCAGGTCAAAAACCATATGGCTGTCCTTGAGGATTCGGATATCAAGGCGTTATCCGCCCCCGCGCACCCCCCCGTCAAAGAAGTTTCCCAGGAAGAGGTGAGGGTGAAGCCGACCCTGATCCGTCGTCGTGCGAAGGCGGTCGAGCCTGAGGCCCAGGCGGCAGCCGAGCCGGCCGAGCCGGTCAAGGAGGAGGCGCCCCAGCCGGCACCCCCCGAGAAGGCTCCGGTGGAAGAGGCGCCCAAGCGTCCGGAACCGGTCCGCGCGAGGATCATCGAGCCGGCTCCCGCTCCGAAGCCGGCAGCGGTGAAGCCCGAGGCTCCGGCCCCCCAGGCTCCGGCCGCCAAGGAAGAGAAACCGGTGGCCGCAGCACCTGCCGCGCCTGCGGCACCGGAAAAGCCGGCCGTCGAGGCCCCGAAGGCGGAGGCGCCTGCTGCCCCCGCACCCGAGGCGCCGAAAGTCGAGCCTGCCAAGGTCGAGGCCCCGAAGGCACCCGCCGCGGAAGCGCCGGCTGCCGCCAAGGCGCCCGAGGCGCCCGCCGCCAAGGCCGTGGAGCCCGAGCCGGACAAGCCGACTGCAACCCGCGCGAGGATCCTCGGCCGCGTCGAGATCCCGATTCCGACCCAGCGTCCGGCCGAGCGTCGCGAGTACCAGCGCCCCGCGCAGGGCGATCGCCCGGGGCAGCGTCCCGGCATGCCGCGCGGCGTGGAGCGCCCCGGCACTGAGCGTCCGGCACCGCGTCCCGGCGCAGGTCGTCCCGGCGAGCGTCCCCCCATGGGGGCGCGCCCCGATCGTCCGGCGCCCTTGGCCCCTGTCGAGCCGCCGCCGCTGCTGGACGACCGCAGCCGCAAGGGTAGGAAACCCGCCCCGGCAGGCGGCGCCGATTACGGCAAGAACGCCAAGAAGGGCGGCGCCCCCGCAGGCAAGGGGAAAAAAGAGACTTTCAAGGACCTTCTGGACAAACGCGAGCGGGTTTTCGAGCCCGGGCCGCGCTCCAAAGGTAAGAAAGGGAAGTACGAGAAGGTTCAGGTCGGCAAGAAGACCGAGATCACGGTACCGAAGGCGATCAAGAGGATCATCAAGATCAGCGAGTCCATCACCGTGGGCGAGCTGGCCAAGCGCATGGGGATCAAGGCGACCGACCTGATCCGCGCCCTGATGAAGCTCGGTGTCATGGCGACCATCAACCACCCGCTCGACTTCGACACCGCGACCCTTCTGGCCACCGACTTCGGCTACGAGATCGAGAACGTGGCGCTCGACGTGGACGAGCTCCTCGAGGCGGAGCCGGATGCGCCGGAAGCAATGCAGAAGCGTCCGCCGGTCGTCACCATCATGGGTCACGTCGACCACGGCAAGACCTCGCTTCTTGACGCCATCCGCCAGGCCAACGTAATTGCCGGCGAGGCTGGCGGCATCACCCAGCACATCGGCGCCTACGACGTGGAACTCAAGGGACAGAAGATCACCTTCCTCGACACCCCGGGCCACGAGGCGTTCACCGCGATGCGCGCCAGGGGCGCCAAGGTCACCGACATCGTCATCCTGGTGGTTGCTGCCGACGACGGCGTCATGCCGCAGACCCGCGAGGCGGTCAACCACTCGAAGGCTGCAGGCGTTCCGATCATCGTCGCCATCAACAAGATCGACAAGCCCGAGGCCAACCCGAGCAAAGTGAAGCAGGAGCTGATGGAGTTCGGCCTGGTTTCCGAGGAATGGGGCGGCGAGACCATCTTCGTCGAGGTCTCCGCGAAGAAGCACATCAACCTCGAGTCGCTGCTAGAGATGGTTCTCCTGCAGGCCGACGTCCTCGAGCTCAAGGCGAACCCGGACAAGACCGCCCGCGGCACCGTGGTCGAGGCCAAGCTGGACAAAGGGCGCGGCCCGGTAGCGACCGTCCTGGTCCAGGAGGGTACCCTGAAGGCGGGCGATTACTTCGTGGCCGGCATTCACTTCGGCCGCGTGCGCGCCATGCAGAACGACCGGGGCGAGAAGGTCAACGCTGCCGGCCCGGCCATGCCGGTCGAGGTCATTGGCTTCAACGGCGTGCCTGACGCAGGCGACATCTTCGTCGCCATGAACGACGAGAAGCAGGCGAAGGAGATCGCAAACCACCGCCAGATGAAGCTGCGCGAGTCCGAACTCGCCAAGCACAGCAAGCTCTCCCTGGAGCAGCTCTACGAGAAGATCCAGAAGGGCGAGGTCAAGGACCTCAACACCATCGTCAAGGGCGACGTGCAGGGCTCCGTCGAGGCGGTTGCCGAGTCCCTCAGGAAGCTCACCACGGATGCCATCCGTCTCAACGTGCTGCACGCCTCCGTCGGCGCCATCACCGAGACCGACGTCAACCTGGCCAGCGCTTCCAACGCCATCATCCTCGGCTTCAACGTTCGTCCCGAGGTCAAGGCGGCGGTGCTCGCCGAGAAGGAAGGGGTCGACGTCAGGCTGTACAACATCATCTACGACGCGGTGGACGACATCAAGAAGGCGATGGAAGGCCTCCTCGAGCCGACCTTCAAGGAGAAGTATCTCGGTCGCGCCGAGATCCGCGAGGTGTTCTCGGTGCCCAAGGCCGGCATGGTCGCGGGTTCCTACGTCACCGACGGCAAGATCATCAGGAACGCACAGGTACGCCTGCTGCGCGACAACGTGGTGATCTTCGAAGGCAAGCTCGGCAGCCTGCGCCGCTTCAAGGACGACGTTAAGGAAGTCGCCACCGGCTACGAGTGCGGCATGTCGCTTGAGAACTACAACGACCTCAAGATCGGCGACATCTTCGAGTGCTTCGAGATGGAGAAGGTAGCCGGCAAGCTGTAA
- a CDS encoding ribosome-binding factor A, whose product MVKRSDKVAEEIHKIISELLIKGLKDPRVGFVTITGVKVTPDLRQATVYFTVHGDDAAKKNSEAGLNSAKGFIRKEIGQALKLRFTPEITFKYDTSLDYGQHIESILKEIGAQDDGDNS is encoded by the coding sequence ATGGTAAAGCGTTCCGACAAGGTAGCCGAAGAGATCCACAAGATCATTTCCGAGCTTCTCATAAAGGGTCTCAAGGACCCGCGCGTAGGTTTCGTCACCATCACCGGCGTGAAGGTGACCCCCGACCTCAGGCAGGCCACCGTCTACTTCACCGTGCACGGCGACGATGCCGCCAAGAAAAACAGCGAAGCAGGGCTCAACTCAGCGAAGGGATTCATCCGCAAGGAGATCGGCCAGGCATTGAAGCTCCGTTTCACCCCCGAGATTACGTTCAAGTACGACACCTCTTTGGACTACGGCCAGCATATCGAATCGATTCTGAAGGAGATAGGGGCTCAGGATGACGGCGACAACAGCTGA
- a CDS encoding DHH family phosphoesterase, whose protein sequence is MTATTAEIKRIVAEIDQAQSFLITSHESPDPDAVGSSLALANYLTARGKDVTVYLCDPVPDNCSFLPMAELVYGEMPERDFDVCFVLDVGEFRRAGKAVTENKRIGRFINVDHHLGCENFGICNLIDPKASATAALIYRIIKAAGDEVDYPTALCIYTAILSDTGSFHYSNSDPESFAIAGEMIGKGVNAWSVNENLYESEPLQRIALLALALSDLTVSPSGEYASVTVTLDMYGKTGATAQDTDRFINYPRSIKGVQVALFFRQVEDGLFKVGFRSKGKVDVSAVSASFGGGGHHNAAGCMVRGTLAEVKAQVFDRLEQMR, encoded by the coding sequence ATGACGGCGACAACAGCTGAGATTAAGCGGATAGTGGCGGAGATCGACCAGGCTCAGAGCTTTCTGATCACCAGCCACGAAAGTCCCGACCCCGATGCGGTCGGCTCCTCCCTGGCCCTGGCCAATTACTTGACCGCGCGCGGCAAGGACGTCACCGTCTACCTTTGCGATCCGGTCCCGGACAACTGCTCCTTCCTCCCGATGGCGGAGCTGGTGTACGGCGAGATGCCGGAGCGCGACTTCGACGTCTGCTTCGTGCTCGACGTGGGGGAGTTCCGCCGCGCCGGCAAGGCGGTCACCGAAAACAAGAGGATCGGCCGTTTCATCAACGTCGACCATCATCTCGGGTGCGAAAACTTCGGCATCTGCAACCTGATCGACCCGAAGGCGAGCGCCACCGCGGCCCTCATCTACCGGATCATCAAGGCGGCAGGAGACGAGGTGGACTATCCCACCGCGCTCTGCATCTACACCGCCATCCTTTCCGATACCGGCAGCTTCCACTACTCGAACTCCGACCCCGAGTCCTTCGCCATCGCAGGCGAGATGATCGGCAAAGGGGTGAACGCCTGGAGCGTGAACGAGAACCTCTACGAGAGCGAGCCGCTGCAGAGGATCGCGCTTTTAGCCCTCGCCCTCTCTGACCTGACCGTCTCACCCTCAGGCGAGTACGCCTCGGTCACCGTTACCCTCGACATGTACGGCAAGACCGGCGCCACCGCCCAGGACACCGACCGTTTCATCAACTACCCCCGCTCCATCAAGGGGGTGCAGGTGGCGCTCTTCTTCCGACAGGTCGAGGATGGGCTCTTCAAGGTCGGCTTCAGGTCCAAGGGGAAGGTGGACGTCTCGGCGGTTTCCGCCTCTTTCGGCGGCGGCGGGCATCACAACGCCGCAGGATGCATGGTGCGCGGCACGCTCGCGGAGGTCAAGGCGCAGGTCTTCGACCGGCTGGAGCAGATGCGCTGA
- the truB gene encoding tRNA pseudouridine(55) synthase TruB, with product MNGFFVIDKPAGVTSHDIVSKVRRAINQKKVGHTGTLDPFATGVLPVAVGEGTKAIQFLDESEKEYRAVLRLGIATDTQDLTGEVIAEREWSHLLPADLEDIVPRFLGLQKQLPPMFSAIKQGGVPLYKLARKGIEVEREEREVEIHSLTFEWIRLPEACFTVRCSRGTYVRTLACDIGEALGCGAHLLELRRTKSGLFKEADAITIEALAAAADQHALLLPMDRALDHLRSLQLTEEGGRKVGNGVVPREGEFVEAPGPFQDGEQVRLYLGERFLAVACHDRLKGLRLMRVFN from the coding sequence CTGAACGGCTTTTTCGTGATCGACAAGCCGGCCGGTGTCACCTCCCATGACATCGTGTCGAAGGTCCGCCGCGCCATCAACCAGAAGAAGGTTGGGCACACGGGAACCCTCGATCCCTTCGCGACCGGTGTGCTGCCCGTGGCGGTGGGGGAGGGGACCAAGGCGATCCAGTTCCTCGACGAGTCCGAGAAGGAGTACCGTGCGGTCTTGCGGCTCGGCATCGCCACCGACACCCAGGACCTCACCGGTGAGGTGATCGCGGAAAGGGAGTGGTCGCACCTCTTGCCCGCGGACCTGGAAGACATCGTGCCGCGGTTTCTAGGTCTCCAGAAGCAGCTCCCGCCGATGTTCTCTGCCATCAAGCAGGGGGGCGTGCCGCTTTACAAGCTGGCCAGAAAGGGTATCGAGGTGGAGCGCGAGGAGCGCGAGGTGGAGATTCACTCGCTCACCTTCGAATGGATCCGGCTCCCCGAGGCCTGCTTTACGGTGCGCTGCTCGCGCGGTACCTACGTCAGGACCCTCGCCTGCGACATCGGCGAGGCGCTCGGATGCGGCGCGCATCTGCTGGAGTTGCGGCGCACGAAAAGCGGCCTCTTCAAGGAGGCGGACGCCATCACCATCGAGGCCCTGGCCGCGGCTGCCGACCAGCATGCGCTCCTCTTGCCCATGGACCGGGCGCTCGATCACCTGAGGAGCCTGCAGCTCACCGAAGAAGGGGGGCGCAAGGTCGGCAACGGCGTGGTGCCGCGAGAGGGGGAGTTCGTCGAGGCGCCGGGCCCGTTTCAGGACGGCGAACAGGTGCGACTCTATTTGGGCGAGCGTTTCCTGGCAGTGGCTTGCCACGACCGGCTCAAAGGGCTGCGCCTCATGCGTGTATTCAATTAG
- the rpsO gene encoding 30S ribosomal protein S15, with product MLQTEKKQEIITAHKLHDSDTGSPEVQIAILSERITYLTEHFKTHKKDHHSRRGLLKIVGQRRGLLDYLKKKDVERYKAIIAKLGIRR from the coding sequence ATGCTGCAAACGGAAAAGAAGCAGGAAATCATCACAGCTCATAAGCTGCACGATTCCGACACGGGTTCGCCGGAAGTGCAGATTGCAATTCTTTCGGAGCGTATCACCTATCTGACTGAGCACTTCAAGACTCACAAGAAGGATCATCACAGCCGTCGCGGTCTGCTGAAGATCGTCGGTCAGAGAAGGGGTCTGCTTGACTACCTGAAGAAGAAGGATGTAGAGCGCTACAAGGCGATCATCGCCAAGCTCGGCATCAGAAGGTAA
- the pnp gene encoding polyribonucleotide nucleotidyltransferase → MVHSVQAECCGKTITIETGKIAKQASGAVMIKSGDTMVLVTAVAMKSAKEGQGFFPLTVNYQEKAYAGGRIPGSFFKREGRPSDNETLTSRLIDRPIRPLFPEGFLNDTQVMATVVSADKDHDPGILAMIGASAALMVSDVPFAGPIAGVKVGRVDGQFIANPTAEQEEKSDMEIVIAASKDAILMVEGSASEVSENDLLEAIFFGKEAVQGILAAQEELVAKVKPVKRDIPAPVVNEELKVRVDALAKEEMKAAVRIKAKQERHDAIDAISEKTVAALAEEFEGSEKEVKAFIEDLEYNLVREHIIKDGSRIDGRDTKTIRNIATEVGFLPRAHGSALFTRGETQSIVAATLGTSVDEQRIDSLYGDSRKKFLLHYNFPPYSVGETSFRLAPGRREIGHGMLAERALQQVLPKHDDFPYTIRIVSDITESNGSSSMATVCGGSLSMMDAGIPIKAPVAGIAMGLIKEGDDYAILSDILGDEDHLGDMDFKVAGTADGVTALQMDIKIGGVTREIMGAALAQAKAGRVHILGEMAKSISTARGDLSAFAPRITTIWVKVDKIRDVIGSGGKNIRSVTEATGVAIDIEDTGKINIASNNKEACDLAIKMIRNLTAEAEEGKLYMGTVKKIMEFGAFVEIFPGTDGLVHVSELDTERVKNVSDILKEGDKVLVKCIGIDKQGKIKLSRKEALGQTFTE, encoded by the coding sequence ATGGTACATAGCGTACAGGCAGAATGCTGTGGCAAGACAATCACCATCGAAACAGGAAAGATCGCAAAGCAGGCAAGCGGCGCGGTCATGATCAAAAGCGGCGACACCATGGTCCTCGTGACCGCCGTCGCCATGAAATCCGCCAAGGAAGGGCAGGGCTTCTTCCCGCTCACCGTCAACTACCAGGAGAAGGCCTACGCAGGCGGCCGCATCCCCGGCTCGTTCTTCAAGCGCGAGGGGCGTCCCTCCGACAACGAGACCCTCACCTCCCGTCTTATCGACCGTCCAATCCGTCCGCTGTTCCCGGAAGGGTTCCTGAACGACACCCAGGTCATGGCGACCGTCGTCTCCGCCGACAAGGACCATGATCCGGGCATCCTCGCCATGATCGGCGCTTCGGCCGCCCTCATGGTCTCCGACGTTCCCTTCGCCGGCCCGATCGCGGGCGTCAAGGTCGGGCGCGTGGACGGCCAGTTCATCGCCAACCCGACCGCCGAGCAGGAAGAGAAGAGCGACATGGAGATCGTGATCGCCGCCTCCAAGGACGCCATCCTGATGGTTGAAGGTAGCGCCTCCGAGGTTTCCGAGAACGACCTCCTCGAAGCGATCTTCTTCGGCAAGGAAGCGGTCCAGGGGATCCTGGCAGCCCAGGAAGAGCTGGTCGCCAAGGTGAAGCCGGTCAAGCGCGACATCCCGGCTCCGGTAGTCAACGAGGAGCTGAAGGTCCGCGTCGACGCTCTCGCCAAGGAAGAGATGAAAGCGGCGGTGCGCATCAAGGCCAAGCAGGAGCGTCATGACGCCATCGACGCCATCTCCGAAAAGACCGTGGCGGCTCTCGCTGAGGAGTTCGAAGGCTCCGAGAAAGAGGTCAAGGCGTTCATCGAGGACCTCGAGTACAACCTGGTGCGCGAGCACATCATCAAGGACGGCTCCAGGATCGACGGCCGCGACACCAAGACCATCCGTAACATCGCCACCGAGGTCGGCTTCCTCCCGCGCGCACACGGCTCCGCCCTGTTCACCCGCGGCGAGACCCAGTCCATCGTGGCCGCGACGCTCGGCACCTCGGTTGACGAGCAGCGCATCGACTCGCTCTACGGTGATTCCAGGAAGAAGTTCCTCCTGCACTACAACTTCCCGCCGTACTCCGTCGGTGAAACCAGCTTCCGCCTCGCCCCGGGCCGCCGCGAAATCGGCCACGGCATGCTGGCCGAGCGCGCGCTGCAGCAGGTGCTTCCGAAACACGACGACTTCCCCTACACCATCCGCATCGTCTCCGACATCACCGAGAGCAACGGCTCCTCCTCGATGGCGACCGTCTGCGGCGGCTCCCTGTCCATGATGGACGCCGGTATCCCGATCAAGGCGCCGGTTGCCGGTATCGCCATGGGCCTCATCAAGGAAGGCGACGATTACGCCATCCTCTCCGACATCCTGGGCGACGAAGACCACCTGGGCGACATGGACTTCAAAGTGGCCGGTACCGCCGACGGTGTCACCGCGCTGCAGATGGACATCAAGATCGGCGGCGTGACCCGCGAGATCATGGGTGCCGCCCTGGCGCAGGCAAAAGCAGGCCGCGTGCACATCCTGGGCGAGATGGCCAAGTCCATCTCCACCGCGCGCGGCGACCTCTCCGCCTTCGCTCCGCGCATCACCACCATCTGGGTCAAGGTCGACAAAATCCGCGACGTCATCGGCTCCGGCGGCAAGAACATCAGGAGCGTCACTGAGGCAACCGGCGTCGCCATCGACATCGAGGACACCGGCAAGATCAACATCGCTTCCAACAACAAGGAAGCCTGCGACCTCGCCATCAAGATGATCCGCAACCTCACCGCCGAGGCTGAGGAAGGCAAGCTCTACATGGGCACCGTTAAGAAGATCATGGAGTTCGGCGCGTTCGTCGAGATCTTCCCGGGAACCGACGGCCTGGTGCACGTCTCCGAGCTCGACACCGAGCGCGTGAAGAACGTGAGCGACATCCTCAAAGAAGGGGACAAGGTGCTGGTGAAGTGCATCGGCATCGACAAACAGGGCAAGATCAAGCTCTCCCGTAAAGAGGCTCTGGGCCAGACCTTCACCGAATAA
- a CDS encoding M16 family metallopeptidase, translated as MIKKTTLNNGIRVITERIPYANSVSIGIWVANGSRHERRESNGVAHFIEHLLFKGTERRSSLDIAREIDSVGGVLNAFTSREYVCYYAKVLDKFLPRAVDLLTDIFLHSVFDDEEIEKERRVVLQEINMMEDTPDDLIHDLFHQHFWKGHPLGMSILGDAESVTGLSRDAIIAYKDKMYRADDIIVTAAGNVNHDKLTVLLEEFLNGVEPGHGRSESVPPVYERRIELVEKDLEQIHVCLGLKGVQQSHPQRYDAFIMNAILGGSMSSRLFQEVREKSGLAYSVYSYIASHADAGSLVVYAGASPENSKELLEIMLREIGRFKREPVPMEQLEGAREQLKGNLLLSLESSDNRMSRLAKNEIYFGTPLPLSEIMEGFDRVTSESIQELAQEILDNSALTLVMLGRVGSPTFTDSDINV; from the coding sequence ATGATTAAAAAGACCACCCTAAATAACGGGATACGCGTCATCACCGAGCGTATCCCGTACGCAAACTCCGTCTCCATAGGAATCTGGGTCGCCAACGGCTCCCGCCACGAACGGCGGGAGTCGAACGGCGTCGCCCACTTCATCGAGCATCTCCTCTTTAAAGGCACCGAACGCCGCTCCTCATTGGACATCGCCCGCGAGATCGACTCGGTGGGTGGCGTCCTGAACGCCTTCACCAGCCGCGAGTACGTCTGCTACTACGCCAAGGTGCTGGACAAGTTCCTCCCGCGTGCCGTCGATCTTCTGACCGACATCTTCCTTCATTCCGTCTTCGATGACGAAGAGATCGAAAAGGAGCGCCGCGTGGTGCTCCAGGAGATCAACATGATGGAGGACACCCCGGACGACCTGATCCACGACCTCTTCCACCAGCACTTCTGGAAGGGGCACCCGCTGGGGATGTCGATCCTGGGCGATGCCGAGAGCGTCACGGGGCTTTCACGCGATGCCATCATCGCCTACAAGGACAAGATGTACCGTGCCGACGACATCATCGTCACCGCGGCCGGCAACGTCAACCACGACAAGCTCACCGTGCTCCTCGAGGAGTTCTTAAACGGCGTCGAGCCGGGGCACGGCCGGAGCGAGTCCGTCCCGCCGGTGTACGAACGTCGTATCGAGCTGGTCGAGAAGGACCTGGAGCAGATCCACGTCTGCCTTGGCCTCAAGGGGGTGCAGCAAAGCCACCCGCAGCGCTACGACGCCTTCATCATGAACGCCATTCTTGGCGGCTCCATGAGCTCGCGCCTCTTCCAGGAGGTGCGCGAGAAGAGCGGTCTTGCCTACTCGGTCTACTCCTACATCGCCTCCCATGCCGATGCCGGCTCCCTCGTGGTGTACGCCGGTGCGAGCCCGGAAAACTCGAAGGAGCTTCTCGAGATCATGCTGCGCGAGATCGGCCGTTTCAAACGCGAACCGGTCCCCATGGAGCAGCTCGAGGGGGCGCGCGAGCAGTTGAAGGGTAACCTGCTCCTGTCGCTGGAATCGAGCGACAACCGCATGTCGCGCCTGGCGAAAAACGAGATCTATTTTGGCACGCCGCTGCCTCTGTCCGAGATCATGGAAGGGTTCGACCGCGTCACCTCCGAGAGCATCCAGGAGCTCGCCCAAGAGATTCTGGACAACTCCGCGCTGACCCTGGTCATGCTGGGCCGGGTCGGTTCTCCCACCTTTACCGACTCCGATATCAACGTCTGA
- the dut gene encoding dUTP diphosphatase — MKTIPIRIKRLRSTSLPSYMTEQAAGVDLHAALDEDFVLHPGERALVPTGIAIEIPPGIEAQVRPRSGLALRHGIALVNSPGTIDADYRGEVGVIVINHGSEPFAIRHGERIAQMVFARCERAEFIEVDELGETARGAGGFGHTGR, encoded by the coding sequence ATGAAAACCATACCCATCCGGATAAAGCGCCTGCGGTCGACCTCGCTTCCCTCTTACATGACCGAGCAGGCGGCGGGTGTCGATCTGCATGCCGCGCTCGATGAGGACTTCGTGCTGCACCCGGGCGAGCGCGCCCTGGTCCCGACGGGGATAGCCATCGAGATCCCGCCCGGCATCGAGGCGCAGGTGAGACCCAGAAGCGGCCTGGCGCTCAGGCACGGCATCGCGCTGGTGAACTCTCCGGGCACCATCGACGCGGACTACCGCGGCGAGGTCGGGGTCATCGTGATCAACCACGGCAGCGAGCCTTTCGCCATCAGGCACGGCGAGCGCATCGCGCAGATGGTCTTCGCCCGTTGCGAGCGCGCCGAGTTCATCGAGGTGGACGAACTGGGCGAGACCGCCCGCGGCGCAGGCGGGTTCGGGCATACGGGCAGGTAG
- a CDS encoding aminopeptidase → MKDPRVRQFAEVLVNYSARVQPGDVVLISCAGLEGTPLVKELYALCLEKGAKYVEYEFSVPEIGRHFFNIASADQLSYFPQHKLDFMKQVDVYFGLSAADNSMVNAKANQTSMIAWSKVVRPIIDQRVKGTRWVVTRYPTHGAAQEARMSLEEYEDYLFAACCMDWEEESRKQDALKACVDAADRVRIKASDTDLSFSIKGLPGIKCDGRLNIPDGEVFTAPVRDSVEGYITYNCPTVYQGKEFNNVRLEFEKGRIVRATAPGMDADLNRILDTDEGARYVGEFAIGVNPNIRVPMRNILFDEKIFGSIHFTPGQAYDECDNGNRSAVHWDMVKILAGDGELWFDDILIQKDGRFVHEPLLGLNPEE, encoded by the coding sequence ATGAAAGATCCTCGCGTCAGACAATTCGCCGAAGTGCTGGTCAACTACTCGGCCCGCGTCCAGCCGGGCGACGTGGTGCTCATCTCCTGCGCCGGACTGGAAGGTACGCCGCTCGTGAAGGAGCTCTACGCCCTCTGCCTCGAAAAAGGGGCGAAGTACGTCGAGTACGAGTTCAGCGTCCCCGAGATCGGGCGCCACTTCTTCAACATAGCCAGCGCCGACCAGCTCTCCTATTTCCCGCAGCACAAGCTCGACTTCATGAAACAGGTCGACGTCTACTTCGGTCTCTCCGCCGCCGACAACTCCATGGTGAACGCCAAGGCGAACCAGACCAGCATGATTGCCTGGTCCAAAGTCGTGCGCCCCATCATCGACCAGCGCGTCAAGGGGACCCGCTGGGTGGTGACGCGCTACCCGACCCACGGCGCGGCCCAGGAAGCGCGCATGAGCCTCGAGGAGTACGAGGATTACCTCTTTGCCGCATGCTGCATGGACTGGGAGGAGGAGTCGAGGAAACAGGACGCGCTGAAGGCCTGCGTCGATGCCGCCGACCGGGTGCGCATCAAGGCCTCGGACACCGATCTCTCTTTCAGCATCAAGGGGCTTCCCGGGATCAAGTGCGACGGACGGCTGAACATCCCGGACGGCGAGGTCTTCACCGCGCCGGTGCGCGATTCGGTGGAGGGTTACATCACCTACAACTGCCCGACCGTGTACCAGGGGAAGGAGTTCAACAACGTCCGCCTCGAGTTCGAAAAGGGACGCATCGTAAGAGCGACCGCTCCTGGCATGGACGCTGATCTGAACCGCATCCTCGACACCGACGAAGGGGCGCGCTACGTGGGCGAGTTCGCCATCGGCGTGAACCCGAACATCAGGGTGCCGATGCGCAACATCCTCTTCGACGAAAAGATCTTCGGCTCGATTCACTTCACCCCCGGCCAGGCCTACGACGAGTGCGACAACGGCAACCGCTCCGCGGTGCACTGGGACATGGTGAAGATCCTCGCCGGCGACGGCGAGCTTTGGTTCGACGACATCCTGATCCAGAAGGACGGCCGTTTCGTGCACGAGCCGCTTCTGGGACTGAATCCAGAGGAATAG